Genomic segment of Xiphias gladius isolate SHS-SW01 ecotype Sanya breed wild chromosome 16, ASM1685928v1, whole genome shotgun sequence:
GTATAGTAAATATGCAATGCTGAACTACAATAAAGTATATATTGAGTCAGTCTGCTTTCTCTTTTACTGTATCATCTCATTGCATGTAACGTAAGAACTGCAAAACTGTCTTTGGTTGTTCATGTACATGAATAATGtgcaacaaaaaatatataccaGTAACATAACTATCATCCATGACAACAGACTTTTAGAttcatcatttgtttattcaaacaaattcaatctccttttctttaagaaaaataGATAAGTAATCATTACCTTTACAAATCCAATCTATGAACATCTGTACATATAAATAAGCAGGTTTAAGTGCACAGTcccataaaaacattacattaaaaagttATCAAACAGATCAACCATCTTAAAAGTATATACATAACAAggaacaatgaaaaatattctaCATAATGAGTTAAACTGCGTAACaattaaaaactttgaaattcaAAGCAAACTggtactgtttttaatgttcatcTTTACCTACAGTCTAACACTGATTCAGTCTTGGCACTAATAAAAGTGTGAATAATGCATATGCTGTACAGAGAATTAGTGTGACAGTATGAAGGCAGATTTACATGGTTTCAGACCTTTTGGTCACGGCTTTAACGAGTCTAGTGATTCATGTTGTCTTACCATGACCAGAAGACTAGTCAAGAAAGGCAAACCCAATCCTGTCTAACTACAAAAAACAGCAGCCCACACATATTAAGCTGAAAACAGCTCCTCTTACAGTTTTAAGTCGCTGTATGTGACAAAGGTTTGGAGGATGTATtcagaattaaaataaagttgaacAGTTTAGAGATGTGGAAAGAGGACACAACCACCACACTTCCACTGTTACTGTCATGTCTAATGAACCTCTTTTATACATCCTCTCTACAAAGACCAAAGCTCAGAGTGGCCCATGATTTATTTGGAAGACTGTAAATTCTAAACAGAGAGGGCAACATGCACTGATCTCAACTTTCCATCAGTTATGCCTTTTCACAATATTTCATACAGGTGAAAACTCTGGCTATGATGTACTGCATGTAAAATCCATActcttaagaaaaaaacaggattgCTTTTAGATCATAAGCTGAAGCCATTAAGGATGCCTTGTTTCTGGCATCATTTGGCCTCTGCCACTAAGAGTTTTTACCAACAAGGCATGAGAAAACTGATTCGAAGCTAGATCCTTTCAGTTTGCTGGCAACAATCTTTTCTTCTTAAAtctttccaaaaaataaattaaactaaatgttCCAAAAAGTCTGagtggagacagagaaaaagaaacccTTAATAAgttcaaattaaatatgtgaacgttttaaaaatatgactaaaaaaattacaatctCGCAGGCTTACTTTACCTGACTTCAGTATATGACCCAAATGGGAATGCACTATTAAGTGTCAACAGGTTAAACTGAAAGACAACCAGAAATGAATGATTGAAATGCATTGGCATTTCTAGTAAATGGCATTGAGTAATTTTTGAAGCTATACCAATTTCTGAAGGGGATTCCTCCATTGCTTTGTATGGCCGTGACTACTGAAATGTCTGATGCAGTATGGTGCAAAACACACctaataaagcatttttttgcttatttgtcaAGTGACTGACAGCAAGATTTGCAGATGAGTGTTTAGTTATAAGGTACTTCTATGTAGAATTGATAAAATACCAAGAAATAGACCAGGCAGACCTGGACTCCTCCACCTTCTTATGATTAATTGTGTATTGTGATAGATTACTGACCTCTAAGCATGTCAAAGTATGCTAGAAAAGGCAAAAGCATTTCATTTATCCATACATCCAGCTTTGCCTCCTTCTACCTAGTCACtaaaaatgaatgactgaaataaatttGTCAGTACTTGCTATGGAATTTGCTTGAAATTCAGGTTGAAACTGTGTGTAGTTGCTTCAATAATGATGTTTTAGAAATGCATATACATTGAAGAGCACTATGTTTACCTAAGCAGGTTCACAAACCATTACCTCAACATGACACATACTGTTTCAAATGGTACTATAACTTTACCACAGTATGTTAAATCCAGCAAAAGTTTGTCATTACAACGCTGGCATTCTGTGagaaaggaatttttttttaaaaaaaggaatactGATATATGTGTGAAGTTATTTTATGGATGTACGTACTTTgcaaaacaattgttttttattctagGGAGGTCATCCTGGCCTGTATATTGTTTCTCAGTTCCCAGACATTTTAAAGTTACTTTTAGATatgctgagaaaacaaaatttgtttttatgactaattttgtttgaaaaggTGAATAAATATTATCATAAATTATGAGAATTAATAGATTTTAGGGTTCCCGCGACAGTCAGTGTTACCGGGGTAACACGGTGTTCAGGCACATACAACTTTCCCACCAGCCCCaccgactttttttttttttttatatagacaTAAAACCCATTTGGTTCATTTATGCGCATAGTGGTAGCACCCAcattcatcaaataaaaaactcttaatttgtaaaatacCAGTTATAAATACTCAATGTACGCTACAATTATAAACTGAAAGTGTCTGGTCTGTGCAACAGCGGAGCAGAGTTGCATCACAGAATAGCGGAGTCTTATCACGGGATGAGAGGAGAGTTGACCGACAAGATGATGGTGGAGGATTTGGTATCAAAGCGAAAAGCAAAAGCGCCTATTTGGCaatattttggatttaaacCTAATGCCAAAAGGGAACCTGATAGCATTAGTGAGGCAATCTGCAAACTTTGTCTGAAGAAGGTGGCAGCATCTGGAGGTAACACGCATTCGTTTCGTTCAAAAAGTAAGGGGAAGATCTAAAGATCTAAAGTTAAATATCAGTAAGCGCTCTGCAGATACTGAGCCGACACCATTTCTTGAATCATGTTCAGTGTAATCAGTAGCACTGGTGTTGTCATGAGTTTATTACCCAGTGGGAACATTTCCCCACCGTGTCATCCCTAATAAATTTAtcgctgattttttttttttttttgattgatgatgttctgaaggaaaaacaatgtGTTCAAAACTGGTTTTAGCTGTCAAAATTATTGCTTCAGAAGgtttataaattaataaaatcctCCAATTAACCATTTTGGCACATATCCAGCCTTTATATCAAACTGGTATCCAAGAATTAAATAAGTACTGTATTGAGAAAGGGTTCCAGTGTCCATTTATCTTCAAGGCTTGCCCTGAGCCATGTGATGGAGTATAATGGTCAGTCCAGCTTCAGCTCCTCTTCGTGCactaatctaaaaaaaaaaaaaaaacacaaaaatgattaTCCAGTGGTTCAAAGGGGTTAGAAATATTCATATAATAATgggttaatacattttttaatcagtgaattAAGTACACTTACTTTCATCATCCGAATCGAAGCCAAAGAGTGCAGAGCAAGTGTTAAGGGCTTGGTGTTTCTGTAAATCTTCTAAGCTGCTGAAGGAGGACAGACATTTGTCGCAGCGATGTCTGATCTTCTGTTCAGGGGCCACATAATCTACCTGCTGCTCCTTCTCTTGGACGGgctccttctttttcttattgCTCCAGTATACATTTTTCCTAAGAGCAGCCTCATTAGTGGACCTCCTCTTGCGCATTGAGAGCAGAGATTCATCCAGGTAGGTGGAGGGTGGTGGCCGGATGAAAGGAGCTTTGACAAAGGTCGCATAGGAGGGATCTTCAGGTTTGAAGGTTTTGTGCTCAGTGATGTGTGGCTCTCCCAGTTTCTGCTGGACTCCCTCAGCCAATGTAGACAAGTCCTCAAGGTCTCTGACATTCAAAGGGTCCCACTCGATTGGCGTTCTTTTTCGACACTTCTTACTTGGAGTGGTTGCAGCAGTGCCAGTGTGGGAAGTGAAGATCGATCCATCTGACAAATTTTTTGTCACATCCTCATATCCATTGATGGTGGCTTTGCTGTCGTCCGTGGGCTCATAACTCACTGTTTTCTCAGAACAATTATCTGATCTGGAAAGGTCTTCACTACTGTTTGGAACATTTACTTCACAATCCTGCTCTTCAGTTTTGCTCATTTCCCTGAGATCCTCAAGATTAGAGGCCTCAACGTGATCAGGGGTGGGACTGTCCCTCGGCCCCTTTTTATTCTGCAGCCATAACTCCTCGACCTTCACTCTCTGCTTCCACGGAgcttcagcattttgttttttctgtctgcttggTCCCAACTCTAGCTCCTCTCTTTGAGGTGCTGGGATGTAGTGTCTCCATTCATGGTCATAGAGGCCCTGAAGGGTTGAGAACAGCTTCTCACAGTCTGTGAAGGGACACTGGGGTCTGAAGGGCTGGTGGGTGGTGACATGGTCCTTCAATTCTTGGTGTGTCAAGAAATGCTGGTTACACTCTAGATGGTAGCAGAAGTGCTGGAGAGGAGTATCATGGAGCTTCATGTGGTCCTTATAATGCTGGAGAAACTGTAACTGCCTGTTGGAGGAAAGCACAGTCAGTACAATAAGTTCTTCTAAAGAACATATTTTGCTGTGCAGAACATTTATCAATGGACTGagtaataaaaataactctTTTTGAATATATAAAGAACAGTGAAATTTAAAGACAATTTTTGTACATTTGGCACCtaggaaggaaaaaataaggaaTTCTGTACAGTTACagacttttaaagaaaaaagcataTCAAATTTTTTCCCCAACATGCAGGTTTTTGATGGTTGTGAACCTGAATATTCATTCACTTGACTTTGCCACTGGATTTACAAACAACCAATGGTTGGTCTTTCAAATGCTGAAATccaaaacagaaccaaaacTTGTATTTAAGATAGAAAGGCACTGCTTTAATCTCTACTAATGTGTCATCATCCTCAGTGTTTTACATTATCTGTCCCACACGCATTTGCTAGGAAAGTATGAGTTGCTGATTGATTCATAACTCAATTAAATTTGTGATTTAGGTACTAGATGTAGAATTGGAAATCTGTATTAGTGGCCAGCTATACCAGAAATTAATACTACACATTCTGTAATGTATGAGCGATCCAATTCCCCACCTTTTAATTGCACCTTTTACACagttgaagattttttttaataaacaaagaAGACACAGTCATTAACAATCAGTTATGTGAAAATTGTGACATTAAAGTCTAGGTAAGTTAGTCTGTGAtgctgatatactgtacatcttacCTGAGACAGAGGGTACACTTGTGCTTGGCCCAAACAAAAGTCTTCTCCAGCACTTTCTCTTCATTAATATGGCATTTGATAGCGTGCTTTGTTAGTGTGGTGCTGATCCTCAAGAATACTCTATCACAGGACTCTGAAGGGCACAAGTGATATATGATGTCCAAACCATAGCCATTTTCTCCTACTGGGTTCTCCTTCCCGTCTCCTTCCACCTCGTTCTTCATTACAGATGGATCTCTTACAATCACCATGCCATCTTTAATGACTACCTGCTCATCCTTGAAATCTACCTGcttgaaaatatttgaattagGGTTCTTGCACTTTTTGTGAAGCACAGATGTCTTTTTGATGAGGGTGCGCAGGTTTCTGATGATTCGATCTTCCCTCCTGAGGCTGGAAACTTTAGTTTTGCCTCCAGGTTTCTGTTGAGGAGTTTCCTCATCAGAAACAGATGTCGGATTTTCACCCTGAGGCTGGTTCTGATTTTCCACATTATCTGCTATTCCATTAGCAGCTGGAGTGTCCTCAGTGCATGGGTCCTTATCAGGGGGTTTTTGCTTGCACATTTCATCAATGTGTTCCAGAACATGCTTTTTGGCAAAAGGAAGCTGTTTAAAGCGTTTTCCACAGAGTATACATCTTAGTTTAGTACTTTTAAGGTGGGAGAGAGCATGCCTCATGACATTCAAGCCTTTATAGTCTTTGCGGCAGAAGTTGCAGTGGTGGGTCAAATGGGCATATTGTTGAGTTCGGAGTACTCTGTCCTTCCATGTTCTCTTGGCTTTCACCtgaagaaaagacaacaaaccATTGAAATCACTGCTGTATAGTTTATTCAAAACAATACAACTATTAGATAAAATTAGAGACAAATAACTGACCTCAGTATTTGAGACTTCTGTTACCACTGTGGGTTGGGGCTCCTGTTTTGCATCACCATTAAGCTCATCTGTTGCTGAGGATTCTTGAGGTTGGAGTTTCTCATTGTCAGGCTTTTTGGATTTAAGGGAGTAACTGTGTAACAGTTCTATTGGACAATCCAGTAACTCTAAAGGTGGTCCATCAAGCTCAGGATCAGCTTCAACAGCAAGCTCTGAACTAAGCTGTGTTTGAGATTCCTCTTGGGTTTGTCCACTGAGCCTGCTAACAGAGAACAAGTCAGTATGTTTCCCAAgtccattttctttctcaagGTCAGTCATCTGCTcaagttgattttctttttgttcacttttttgtcCAAGTTCATTCTCCAGATGAGGCATATCCTGCTCTGTGACTTCTGTGTTCAACTCAAAACCAGATGTGTCCTCAGTAAGGAATATGTCATTATCAGGGTAAGAGAGTTCCAGTTTCAGTAAAGGCttccttcccctttttttccctttaacttTGACCTTCTTCTCTTTAACTGTCTGTACCTGCTCCACTCTTGGAAGACCCTGCAACCATCTTTTCTTCTGACCTTTCCTTTTCAAAATTTGGCTCTTCACACATCTAGACAAGTACTCTCTCTTGCGGTTTAGAGGGAGCTTTGCAGAAGCAGAATTTTCCATGTTAGTGTGATTGCCTCTTAGTGAGTACATAGGCTTATTACCCGAAGACGTGGATTTGAGATTGTATGTGATCTCTGGATCATCACCAGGGTCTGCCTCATCATCAGACACAGAATGTTTTCTCCTCCGCAGTCTTCTCCTCCATTTTCTACTCTTCAAGAGATCATTATTTGATGGAGAAACACACTTTCCTACCTGTCCACCTATAATCTGCTTTTCTGGGAGGTCTTGTTTAACAAATGTAGCTTCAGTGCACTGGCACAAATTGAAACTCTGAGTGCATGAGtcatttaaacaattatttgttAACAGCTCTTCACTGTattcagtatactgtatactctcttcttccttcatcTCATTTAGAACAGCAGCCTTCATGACCTTGTCACTTATCAACTCCAAGCAACGGGTCCTGAGGGTCAGGAGGTTCCAAAACTCAGGGTCAAAGCACAGGCGCTCCTTCAGCATCTGAAAAACAGAGATGTTAAAATGTTAGGCACAAATCCTAATGCTAATATATCCAATATATCATATGATGCTGAAGGTATTCCCCTCTTTACCCCCTCCAACCTGCAGAATATGGAAGCGAACATTGGTCCGGACAGGGCTGTTGTGGGGATGGGGCTCCTGGTCAGGATGCATGTAAAGCAGGCAGACAGTTCGGTAAGCCTCCAGGCTGCGTTCCTGGCAGAAGACCAGTAGGGCACACGCTCGACAAATCTCCAGGTCATGAGGCAGCAGGAAGGCGATGGTCTTGCAAACCAGTGACCGGGTTACAGAGTCAGCCGGCATGTCACATAGCTGCAAGGCCCTGGCACAGAGCTCCACACAGACCTGGATTCCTTCACCACCCACCtgttcaaaaaaataaacattagttatttaataagatatatatatatatatatatataatatataattatatatatatattatatatctattatatatatatatatatatatatatatatatatatatatatattatatatattatatatctattatatatatatatatatatatatatataatatatctctatatatatatatatctctatatatctctatatatatatctctatctctatatatctatatctctatatatctctatatatctctatatatctctctctatatatatatatatatatatatatatatatatatatctatatatatatatatatatatatatatatatatatatatatatatacacacacacacacacacacacacacacacacacacacacacacacacacacatagataatAAAATGGTGGATAGAAGGAATGACTAgagccaaaatgaaaaacatgttaattttgACTGCACAAGTGTgcactgtttacattttattgcagaGAATATTCAGACTTcatcactttttgcacactttattgcattgtagattttattttagatagataaaattgatatttttggtcATCAAATCTCATCAATCTATACTCAttatcccataatgacaaagggAGAATATGTTTTTTAGAAATCTTggctaatttattaaaaatgtcactgtgctCCTGAGAAAATTCTAaactttagaaatggttttataccctcgACATTGTCTCTGCCTCACCACAAAATTGTGTTGCAGAGGCCTAGagagagttccttggacctttttggcttgtgttttgtgttgacaTGCAGTATGAATTGTGGGTCCTTATATACACagatgtgtgcctttctaaacaaTGACTAATCAGTTTGATTTGCTGCGAGTTGACTCTATTCAAGGATTGATGGATAAATCTCAAGGATAATTCAAGCAAACAAGaagcacctgaccacaatttggagtaccacagcaaagggtctgaatacttttgtgcATGACAGATttacatttctgattttttaataaagtagcagaaatgttttaaaacgTGTTTTCACGTGTTCCTTATGGGTTACTGAGAATAGACTGAAGGGAAGAAATGGCACTtctatccatttaaaatgaatctacaacaaaataaagtttgcaaaaagtgagggggtctgaatactttctgaagccactgtatatagtttatggctttgttttctgctggagAGTGACAACACCAAAGTGAGGCTGTGTGCTTCAGACGGTTAAGTTCTAATCCAACTAATATCTTCCTTAGGTATGAGACATTGAGTGAGACCCTTGTCAGATCAAAGTGTTACCAGCTTGTCAATACATGATTTAAATGCAAGCTTCAAACAATGTGCAGAATCTTTTCTTATCCATTGTCCTGAAAAGCACAATGTGGGAAAAGATGATGCTGAGATGTCATGTCGCACCTCTGTGGTGACCAGTTTGACGAAGGGGAAGATGGCTCTGACATTGGTAGCAGAGGCAGCAAGTTGTAAGCACTCAGCCAGGAAGCCCTGTCTGGAAGGATGGGCCCTAAGATGCAATCTACTCCAGATGAACACCAGGTCCCTGCAGGAAGGCAGCAGCACATCTagttttgttatattttcattaaacaacaaatgtcaTAATTCGTGAGTCAATTAACAAAGGGGCACTGAACCAAATTAAGAAATCAATGTATGTATCCTGCCAATAACTCCCCTTACTGTAAAATTCATGTATATACCATAGACATATTGAGCAAACACTGGGCAATTTACAGAATGCTTCTGAAAGTTACTGAAAGTATATATTTAGTTATATTAGTGTGATGTACTTGTCTGAAGATTATACTTACCAGATGTAATACATGTCTCCATTGTGTAGATGCTGGGTAAGGAAAGCTTTACACAGTGACAACAGGAGCTCATCTTTTTCAACGCTCTCTGTGTTGCAGATGATCTCCACTGCATCACGGCCATCTATCTCCGCCATCTGAGGAAGTAGATATGTAGAAggacataaatacatataaaaaaaaacaccaaaaaagtaaatcaaaatACATTACAATTAATGAGGGATACGAGGAACAGAAGAAACTATTTTAAATATTCTTGTCTATCAAATGTTATTCTTAGAGAATGTCTTTTTCATGACTCTATTCACATCATCGTCCAACAATCTATACAGACCAAATCATTAACTTTTTCTATTCTCCATTTTGGCTAATGTAATCTTTTCCATTTGCGCTTTCCCTTTGCTGCTCTTCGTCTCTTACCTCCTTGTGAAGATGTTCATGCAGTGAGGCCTTATAGAGGCAGGTCAGGTAGGCCTGATGGAAGTACAGGTGCTTTCCAGCCTCATGATTTTCCAGGCAGCTTTTAGACAGGGCCATGGCCTCCTGTATTCGTTCACAGGCCTGCAGATAACGGACCCGCAGCTCCAAGAATACTGGCAACTCTGAGCTCAAGTAGTCCTCAACTACATGGGAGGGAATCACATGTGTTAATGCACATGAAATGGGGGTATTTACATACAAGTGTGGGCTAGGGTCATTTTAAATAGAATAACGCTGATGGGGGTGTCATTAGTATTCCATAATGGCCAATGAGTTTTGACGATCTCCGATACAAAGGGTTTGATGTATTGTAATATCTTAGGTATGTAAAGACGCACCCACAATCTGATTGGCCAGCGGTTGTCTTATTATCTAAgtaaccaaaaatattttgataactTCTAACCACAACAGCCTGGAGAGCCTGCAAACAAATCTGATGAACACTGGCTGAGTGGTCTCAGAGGAGTTTTAAAAACTAGaatggaacaaaacaaaaaataacagaaaaaaaactgcatagAGCATGACATCAATAGAACACAGCAGCAACTGAACCTCTCCATCAAACAGTGTGGACTAACAGTGTGATAGTGATTAATGAATGACAGACAGGAAGGTGAGGCTAGAACACAATCTGTCACGCTCCCTATCAATCCATCCCTGCTGCTCCAGAGCTGTGTGCTCTCACAACTCCTCTCCTACCTGTACCACTCTATTAAGCTGGTTACTTTTATTGATGACACAGCCCCAATCGGCCCTATCAAAAGTGAGTCTGGTCACAGGAGCGGAGTGCCCCACTTGACAATGCAGTGCTCTCTGTGTTCATTCCCTCTCAGTTATTAAACATGATCACGAGCCTACCCTCTTTTGGTGGAAAGTCTGCCTCCTTGAGGATTCCTTGCAGCACTGGATTCTCCCATGGGCCTCCTGCTTTGATGATCTGCTTCACATGCTGAAAGTAGCCATTCCTGTGCCTCAGGAGCTGAGAGTGACACTCCTGCAAAGAGTGGTAAAAAACTGGTTTACTAAAATTTCCTTTCAGAACACACACCCTTTTTGTGAGATGAACAATCACAACATTAAGTGTTAAGATACTTAATGGCATACTAAAACAGTCAAAATTATGAGTAGCTGTGGGAAACAATGGCTCATAAAACATTGGTGTAAGACTGACAATGTTATATTGGTTTCGGCTGCTTGTAAC
This window contains:
- the LOC120801966 gene encoding uncharacterized protein LOC120801966 isoform X1 encodes the protein MADSESDLETDGLESALDTLCKRHCSDESSLKSKDYCSEFCELVEEYTGQWQVPLPQLKVLRTALCSFTKATAAFPDDCQHIHYVLSSLALSFFELMLFFSKEEFVEDPLKDILDSFQECHSQLLRHRNGYFQHVKQIIKAGGPWENPVLQGILKEADFPPKEVEDYLSSELPVFLELRVRYLQACERIQEAMALSKSCLENHEAGKHLYFHQAYLTCLYKASLHEHLHKEMAEIDGRDAVEIICNTESVEKDELLLSLCKAFLTQHLHNGDMYYIWDLVFIWSRLHLRAHPSRQGFLAECLQLAASATNVRAIFPFVKLVTTEVGGEGIQVCVELCARALQLCDMPADSVTRSLVCKTIAFLLPHDLEICRACALLVFCQERSLEAYRTVCLLYMHPDQEPHPHNSPVRTNVRFHILQMLKERLCFDPEFWNLLTLRTRCLELISDKVMKAAVLNEMKEEESIQYTEYSEELLTNNCLNDSCTQSFNLCQCTEATFVKQDLPEKQIIGGQVGKCVSPSNNDLLKSRKWRRRLRRRKHSVSDDEADPGDDPEITYNLKSTSSGNKPMYSLRGNHTNMENSASAKLPLNRKREYLSRCVKSQILKRKGQKKRWLQGLPRVEQVQTVKEKKVKVKGKKRGRKPLLKLELSYPDNDIFLTEDTSGFELNTEVTEQDMPHLENELGQKSEQKENQLEQMTDLEKENGLGKHTDLFSVSRLSGQTQEESQTQLSSELAVEADPELDGPPLELLDCPIELLHSYSLKSKKPDNEKLQPQESSATDELNGDAKQEPQPTVVTEVSNTEVKAKRTWKDRVLRTQQYAHLTHHCNFCRKDYKGLNVMRHALSHLKSTKLRCILCGKRFKQLPFAKKHVLEHIDEMCKQKPPDKDPCTEDTPAANGIADNVENQNQPQGENPTSVSDEETPQQKPGGKTKVSSLRREDRIIRNLRTLIKKTSVLHKKCKNPNSNIFKQVDFKDEQVVIKDGMVIVRDPSVMKNEVEGDGKENPVGENGYGLDIIYHLCPSESCDRVFLRISTTLTKHAIKCHINEEKVLEKTFVWAKHKCTLCLRQLQFLQHYKDHMKLHDTPLQHFCYHLECNQHFLTHQELKDHVTTHQPFRPQCPFTDCEKLFSTLQGLYDHEWRHYIPAPQREELELGPSRQKKQNAEAPWKQRVKVEELWLQNKKGPRDSPTPDHVEASNLEDLREMSKTEEQDCEVNVPNSSEDLSRSDNCSEKTVSYEPTDDSKATINGYEDVTKNLSDGSIFTSHTGTAATTPSKKCRKRTPIEWDPLNVRDLEDLSTLAEGVQQKLGEPHITEHKTFKPEDPSYATFVKAPFIRPPPSTYLDESLLSMRKRRSTNEAALRKNVYWSNKKKKEPVQEKEQQVDYVAPEQKIRHRCDKCLSSFSSLEDLQKHQALNTCSALFGFDSDDEN
- the LOC120801966 gene encoding uncharacterized protein LOC120801966 isoform X2, with the translated sequence MLFFSKEEFVEDPLKDILDSFQECHSQLLRHRNGYFQHVKQIIKAGGPWENPVLQGILKEADFPPKEVEDYLSSELPVFLELRVRYLQACERIQEAMALSKSCLENHEAGKHLYFHQAYLTCLYKASLHEHLHKEMAEIDGRDAVEIICNTESVEKDELLLSLCKAFLTQHLHNGDMYYIWDLVFIWSRLHLRAHPSRQGFLAECLQLAASATNVRAIFPFVKLVTTEVGGEGIQVCVELCARALQLCDMPADSVTRSLVCKTIAFLLPHDLEICRACALLVFCQERSLEAYRTVCLLYMHPDQEPHPHNSPVRTNVRFHILQMLKERLCFDPEFWNLLTLRTRCLELISDKVMKAAVLNEMKEEESIQYTEYSEELLTNNCLNDSCTQSFNLCQCTEATFVKQDLPEKQIIGGQVGKCVSPSNNDLLKSRKWRRRLRRRKHSVSDDEADPGDDPEITYNLKSTSSGNKPMYSLRGNHTNMENSASAKLPLNRKREYLSRCVKSQILKRKGQKKRWLQGLPRVEQVQTVKEKKVKVKGKKRGRKPLLKLELSYPDNDIFLTEDTSGFELNTEVTEQDMPHLENELGQKSEQKENQLEQMTDLEKENGLGKHTDLFSVSRLSGQTQEESQTQLSSELAVEADPELDGPPLELLDCPIELLHSYSLKSKKPDNEKLQPQESSATDELNGDAKQEPQPTVVTEVSNTEVKAKRTWKDRVLRTQQYAHLTHHCNFCRKDYKGLNVMRHALSHLKSTKLRCILCGKRFKQLPFAKKHVLEHIDEMCKQKPPDKDPCTEDTPAANGIADNVENQNQPQGENPTSVSDEETPQQKPGGKTKVSSLRREDRIIRNLRTLIKKTSVLHKKCKNPNSNIFKQVDFKDEQVVIKDGMVIVRDPSVMKNEVEGDGKENPVGENGYGLDIIYHLCPSESCDRVFLRISTTLTKHAIKCHINEEKVLEKTFVWAKHKCTLCLRQLQFLQHYKDHMKLHDTPLQHFCYHLECNQHFLTHQELKDHVTTHQPFRPQCPFTDCEKLFSTLQGLYDHEWRHYIPAPQREELELGPSRQKKQNAEAPWKQRVKVEELWLQNKKGPRDSPTPDHVEASNLEDLREMSKTEEQDCEVNVPNSSEDLSRSDNCSEKTVSYEPTDDSKATINGYEDVTKNLSDGSIFTSHTGTAATTPSKKCRKRTPIEWDPLNVRDLEDLSTLAEGVQQKLGEPHITEHKTFKPEDPSYATFVKAPFIRPPPSTYLDESLLSMRKRRSTNEAALRKNVYWSNKKKKEPVQEKEQQVDYVAPEQKIRHRCDKCLSSFSSLEDLQKHQALNTCSALFGFDSDDEN